GATCAAGTCCGGGGTCCTCACTCGGACGAAAGGGCCTAGCCAACCTCGATCCCCATCCTCATCGATACTCGAGAACAGGTCTTTACTGGCCCAACGGGCGAGCTTGATCAGTCACCCCCggtagagtcggggactatatAAATGCATGAGGTGGTCGATAGTGAAAGGGCACCCTTCGATCTTGCTTACAAATAAATgcaggaggattacgatcctacagaaagaagggtgaatttgaccgagggttatctcgtatcttttgcaaaagtcgatgataaccgggtccaaggggcccagtgtgaagggataagtataaacacttaaaactCCCTCGACGTGGGTGGTGATGGCTTCATCAGGTTGGGGAACCACCACATGTTTGTCAACCCAGTTACAATCCTTTTGACTTCGGAGAGAATATCCTTGGTGATCGAGCAGATGTAGCTCGAAACCCCCTCCCATCGGCCTGGTACGGAGGAGGGCttttcgaccttaaaatcagcatTGACCGGGCACCCCCCCTCccgggatgaacattttcagagGAGGTTCCGGTACTGGTTCCTCGACAGCAGTAAGAGAAACGGTCTCTTCACTAGCAGGCCGCGAGGTAGAAGGAGTTTCTTTTTTGGGGAACGGtttttgaagtcttcgccatttcttTTAAAATGAAGGAAAAGGGAGGAAAAATATGAAGTTAAAAGAGTACACTTGATGGTTTGGGATGAAACGGAATAGAAGTTCTTAATAAAAGGTCTCAAATAACTGAAATATAAGTGCCTGAAAATATTAAGATTGCTAAGGTACGAGGGCAGAaggtttgaatgtaaagtttTAATGAACAAGtgaggggtatttatagttttctaaTGACGGTTCGCATCCAGGAGTGGCTGACCAACAACTGACAAACATTTAATGCCATAAAGACTTGACTGACAAGACGTTTTTACTGCTTTATCATTTCTGTCATGTGGTGTCGAAGAAAGAATCAAAAGCTCGTGTCATTTTTTGTCGTCTACTCTTTGAAAAATGAGGGAaatatctgtatacggtcgaaatcgagctaaCCTATGACATGGAAGGTTAGGCTCGAAACATGACAACAAAAGACTGAAGATCGACCAAgagtcccaccgagctagaacccggggtcagaatgcctgccttcgagaatattgAGTCCGTAATTTCGGAGTTGACCTTAGCCCCAATCGAGATTAAAGAAATATTGTTAGCATAACCAATAGAAGATCGAAATATCCGTGGTCGGTCAGATATTACGGCGGGAATATCGGCACGTATCAGTAAGGAATCGACAATCAGCTAATCAAggaatttttaccttttatagaattgtacctaaagtaggactcctctactatataaaggggggtctgataatttatttaacacattgtaacatgcattccaaagcaatacattattattttctttaaGTTCTTATTCTTCTTGATATCGATCGAAATACGTTCGACTCAAGGGTGGCTAATCTTCCAAGGCTGTTACTGTTCaatttgtgtggtttgcatttactttatcattatttatttcaattgcaatctgatttatcattttgtgtcaagttaatccacgtatccttaaaaaccacttacaaattcaattgttatccgattttgagggtaaacaactaggcgtccaccgtggggctaaggataatagtggttatttgatacaaatctccataacacacactacttcacacttgttctttgaagtgtctctaattCTAGGGAAAAACTCAAAATGTCGAAATCTCAATCAacacccctacatgttgacaacgagtccggtcatcacggtgaaaataacaacatagcaccCGGTGACAAGGTACCACCCATTGATCCCATCAGAATTCTGGTCGCAGACTGAATTGACGCTAATTCACAGTGTGCGAACCTAAAGCTACATGAactagatagaagaaccagttccaagtgtctatcTTTTACTATAGttcattgtagtaggtgtttcaaattatacctttcagctttatctagaagcaattgtactaggtactctgAGTGTTGTATTCAAGTTAGAGGTAATTTGAAGTTGTCACAACAGCTAGAGGCTAGTTGCCAGAAAGGGATTAGAgataatccttaggtttacaaagagttttgtaaatgctatttttgctcagtgatttagtgaagtgttggggaaAATCCTACTTAGTAGTATGtcatggttttttcaccttttaagccaggtgttttccacataaaatacttgtgttctttactttccacATTTACTATTCTGCAAtggtagtataaggaacacatagaagaacaaggtccttctataatctgtgcatgcgaaaaattggataccacacaaatcatcccccccccttgtgtggtattgaagtacaaaacatcaattggtatcaaagcaAGTTATCCTTGAAAAGGCTTataccttaggagaagatcaacatgagtgcaccacctggaaactgggaagaGCAATCCACTGCTAGGGAACCACTGTTTAATAGCCCGTACTACTCTTGGTGGACAAACAGGATGGGAGATCACATTAtaggagaggactatgagctatgggaaaTTATTACCGATGGTCCACTGGCTATCTTGAAGAAAAAGACTGAAGGAGTAGATGTACCAAAGACAAGAGTGGATTCCACTGCCGAGGACTTGAAGaagtgggagaagaatgctaaagccaagaaatggcttgtttgtggacttggtccagatgagtacagcaGAATCCAAAGTTGTGCCACTAATAAGGAAATTTGGGACACACTGCAAGTGGCTGACGAAGGAACATCCCAGGTGAAGAGATCCAGAGGAACTATAGTGTACTATCAGTATGAGAACTTTactatgaaggaaggagaaaccattcaagaaatgttcacaaggttcactacactgacaaatgagctaaaatctcttggaaggattattcctgaagaagatagagtcgaGAAGATACTGACTAGGGTTTTGCCTatcacttgggagagcaaaatcactatCATCCAGGAATCAAATAATATTATCACTATCCCACAAGATgaattaattggaaatctcactgcctatgaacttaggagacaaactatgaagatggatgtacctaAAAAGGAAAGAATCTTGGcgctcagaatcactgaaggttctgatctagaagaagatgaaatggctatgatcaccaaggacttcaagaagtacctaatgaTAGGAAAGGGTTCTTCAAAAAGTGGAAGCTATAGTAAGTCAAAAGTTCTTGAGAAGAAAATCAATGATGgttgctacaagtgtggaaagactgatcaccacatcaagaactgtcctttgtgggaaattgaatggaagaaggaaagagctgaagaaagaataggaagaaggaacaggttcaacccaagaaatgcaacaacaaatgatcaaccaaggctatggtcgctgcttggggagaaagctcagaagAAAgcttagatgatgatgatgagtatGAACGAGAACTTATGGCTATTGGAGAATCTGAcgaagaaactgaggtaagtgtccttcatctcaaagacaaaattaattttttgtctaaagaaaggttatctGCGTTACTACtggagctaattgataaatttgaggatGTAAATGACGAAAAGGAACAACTATCTAAAGAATGAGTGATTCTGAAGGCCAAGTGAAAATAAAatgttgaagaaccaggttcatgcacttgaatCAACTGTTCTAAagcttagatctgaaaatctaaaattgaaaCTAGGAATAGGCAAAAACACAgctgatcacacacaactcactttaaaagaaaatgtaggaaaaatgaaagatgagttgtaCAAGAGAGATGAACAGGTAAGAATTCTAAAGGAGGATctaagcaaggtcaagcatgagctagacaaAACCTGTAAATGGAGCAGatcctccgatgcactttcatggctacaagaacaccatagtagcaTCATAAGAGGACTTGACTTTGGGAACCCgacacctaagtgggatcccaagagcaagtacctcacacttcctgagaacaaaaTTTGTGCACACTGCGGTAAaacaggtcactataaaagtaaatgcactgcaaaagaaaaggcaagtcaaaagaacaaagaatttgttcaagggaagaataggctaccaagttgggctaaaaagaatctgattcatcctttagctatagaaagggacccaaactagtttggattcctaagactaacccctgattttcttttacaggtccaagtgaagggtagcagccaaatatggtacatggatagtggctgctcaaaacACATGACAAGAagtaagaaccagttcctttcacttgagaaCCTTAAATGAGGCAATGTCTTCTTTGGAAATGGATAGAAagatgagatcattggggttgtaAAGgaaggtaagactgattctcactatattgagaatgtctacctgatagatggactgaagtacagtctaataagcATATCACAATTGTGTGACAGAGGTAACATGGTAGAATCCACCTCTACAAAaatgtgattaatcttaccactaacaagatagttttgcagggaaaaagagtgaacaacatatatgttgtggaTCTGTCAACACTTTCAGATAataaactcacttgcttaagtgtgttggataatgatcccctcctttggcacaaaagACTTGGACATGctagtctaagtcaactcaacaaactagtctctgaggacttggtgatagggctgcctaaTATTAAGTTCAAgaaagataaagtttgtgaggcttgtgcaagggagaagcaggtaagatcctcttttaaaagcaagaaagtggtaagtaccacTAGGACGATGGAACttgtccatatggatctttgtggaccaatgagaacattgagcagaggtggtaagagatatgttatggtgcttgttgatgattattctaggtttacttggacattgtttttaacatctaaagatgaagcatatGACATGTTCAcctcttttgttagaaaaactcagaaacaactaggtaatcaacttgcatcaattaggtctgatcatggtattGAATTttagaatgctaaatttgctgatttttgtgatgagcatggcataaatcataatgTTTCttctcctaggactccacaaaaAAATGGAGTAGTTTAAAGAAATAATAGGACATTCgaagaaatggctaggactatgcttctctCTAGTAAACTGTCCCATAGTTTCTAGAcagaagctgtgaacactgcatgctgcatcataaataggtgcatgactaaaCCTCTTATTGAGAAGACTccttatgagttacttaaagggagaaagccaaatatatcccatcttagggcatttggatgcaagtgctttgtgcacaataatggtaatgactccctaggtaagtttgatcttagaagtgatgagggagtattcttgggatattcttcacatagtaaagcttataagatttataacaaaagaagtatgtgtgtagaagaaagtgtacatgtgatttttgacgaaactaacattctttctcaaAGGCAGGAACacgatgatgaagcaattgggctggcaagaaactcaaatgaaaccacaacctagactgaagctgcaccataggaaggaacaggtgatggaacagtTCCTTTCACCCAAGGCAACTTGACAGGGGGAATTGAACAAAGAGGAACCGATCCTTAAACCTCgaggaacctgtccatgaacttaTTCCTCAGCAACAAAtcattgaaggaacatctaggGGAAATCATAtagttgtgaaaccttacaagtatcaaagttctcatccaaTTGAGaatataattactgatccaacctctggaatcaaaaccagattgtccttgaagaatctttgtgcttttgatgcttttttatctcttattgaacctaaaaatattgctgaggctttgcaggatgcatactgggtgaatgcaatgcaagatgaacttaaCCAATTTGAAAGAAGTCAGGTTTGGCATTTGGTACCAAGACCCAAAGACAGATCAGTAATTGaaacaaaatgggtcttcaaaaacaaacttgatgaagaaggagaagttacaagaaataaggcaagattggtggttcaaggatatagccaagaggagggcatagactataaTGAGATTTTTGCTCCAGTTTcaagattggaagcaattagactccttatagcctttgctacttatatggaattcactctccatccgatggatgtcaagagtgccttcctcaatggctatctaaaggaggaagtgtttgtcaagcaacctccgggctTTGAAAGAAAGGAATGTCTTGATCATGTGTACAAGATTtacaaggcactttatgggctcaagcaggctccaagagaatggtatgaaagattatcaaaattcctgcttgagcatggctacaagataggtaaaattgacaatactttattcttaaaagaaaaaggtaaagatctctttgtagttcagatatatgttgatgatataatctttggagcaactgcTAATAAGTTAAGTAAAAAagttgctaaactaatggggagtgaatttgaaatgagtatgatgggtgagcttaatttctttttaggcttaccaattaaacaaaattcaaatggaactatgatccatcaacaAAAATATGTAAAAGAGTCgattaaaaggtttaaaatggaagattccaaagaaattgacactcataTAGCAACAGCCACAAAGTTGgatgtagatgaacctggttcatctgttgattataagttgtataggggaatgattggctcgttgttatatctcactgctagcagaCCTGGCATTATTTTCAGTGTATGCCTTTAAGCTATATTTTaagcaaatccaaaggagtctcacttgactgctgtcaagaggatcttgagatacctaaaaggaaccactgacctttgtctatggtatctAAAAGGTAGTAATTTCGACTTAGTGGGATATGCCGATGCTAATTATTTAGGTTTTTTTAtagatagaaagagcacctcaggtatggaaCACTTTCCTgtctcatgtcttgtgtcttggacAACCAAAAAGCAATGTtctgtggccttatctactgttgaagctgagtatgttgttgttgcctcatgttgtgctcatttgttgtggatcaaacaacaattaatggactttggaattgatgtaggttgtCCCTATCTTTTGTGATaatactagtgcaattagtatgaccaagaacctggttcatcacaaaagaactaagcgcatagatgttaggcatcactttttgagggacaaaTTTAAAAAGGGTTTGATCATTGTGGAATCTTGTGCTACAGACAAGAAAATAACTAAGatcttcacaaaagctctaagtagagatcactttgaaaggaacatgttagaattagggatgattaagatcatcTAAAAAGAACTTGTTCTAACTCAaaaattggttagaaaatctgtcAATTTTGTACAtcattagattagattttgctcagtctcatactttcattagtatactcttgtgccatgtgctaaaatatctcattaatctctaatgatactATCTTTATTTTCTCGGAAAATTCAtacttacacaagagatttctcagtgaacaacctggttcatcaagattacatggtacatactctccactctgcatattttggaataattatatttggatcaTGATCAAAAGGAGATTTCTATTTAATCCTAACCTCTTTGAGCTTATCTGTTATGAAATGAACCAGTTTCACCCAAAGAGAGTCCCAAAACGCAATAAGTGCCTAGATTTTAGGGAGAGTCCTcaacgtcttttcaaactgacTCCCAGTTTGAATAGACTCCTGAGCTTCTGGAAAAACTGGCATTACCCAATCAAATTATCCCTCTTTAAATTGATTTGTCCTTAGTCATTTCTTCACTTTTAACTTACAACTGCCAAACAATTCTCTCTATCTTCTCTCATCTTCTAAACACATATAATCATCTTCTCTCATCTTCTAACCATCAATGGCTAACACCTCTGACAGTACCTCATCACTACCCAAAGAACCCACACCCACTCCTTCAACCACACCCTCAACCACACCTATCTCTAAAATGGAAGATTTAAGATGCTTGCTCGCCAAGTAGTCGTTGGTGGAGAACAAATCAAGAAACTCAATGAGCACTTGAAGGCAAGTCAGGCAGATGAACCCCAAATATTTGAAGATTGTTTCAAGTCTGCAAATGAGAGGGAAGAAATTATTTCATCTAAAATAGAGCAGGTAAAATCTGGTCAAAAAATTACATTTTCACCCACTCCTGTTGGTTTGACTGAAGAAACAGGAGCTATGGTAGTATGGAGTGAGGATTCTGCtggagaagaagaaaaattaaGAGAAAAATGGGGAAGTGGATTTGGAAAAGCTGCCGAGGGTTTGGTTAGATTGGGAAAAAATGTTCAAGAACCTGTTCCATCAGTACAGGAACCCCTCGAAGATCTACTGAAACATGTGACTGACAGCTATAATCTAAAAAGAAAGAAGTGTTCAGGAGTTAAAATCCCTGGAACTGCTAGGGCAAACAAGAAGAGAAAAGGTTGTCTCTTCTATCACTGTAGAGATTCCTCCTACAAGAGAAAGAGCTATAAGGAGTCAGAAGAAGCATAGTGAGGTAGAACTGGAAAAAGCCCTAAAACAGAGTAAAAGAAAAGATGCTGCAAAGGGAAAGAAGAAAGTGGTTGAGCCTATTGAGGTAGTTGAAATTGAGGAGATTGATTTGGTCCTTCATGATGAAGAGGTGGCATAAGAGGtggaggttgtgactccaaaagaaaagaaaatcaagacTTCCAAAAAGAAGTCTCCTTCGAAAACAAAGTCAGCAGAACCTTCTACCTTGGCAAAAAGAACTAGGCCTACCTTGAAGTCTAGAAAAGTGAAAGTAGTGGATGAAGAAgagagtgaagaagaagaagaatctgatGCAGAGAAGGACAAGATGGTTAAGTTTGGGAAAAAACCCAGCTTGAAAGGTAGAATCCTCagggacttggaggaggaaggcaTGATGATGCTGCAGGAAAAACTACAACTATAGGGTTGGAAGGACATGGCCCTTCAGATGGATAGAAAGCTTGCCAGAActgagattgtggagttcatTGCAAATTATGAGATGAAAAATGGCAGAGTCACCAGTGCGGTGAAGGGAGTGATTGTGAGCTTCGACGACAAAGAATTGGGAGAGATTCTGGGTGTACCTGCTGAAGGGGATAATGATTACAAAAAGCTCAAGTGGAAAAGCCTAGAGAACCTCCCTACCTCCCTTGCTATTACACGGAAGTTTGCTGACAATGAGTTAGAGCTAGAGGCCAAGGCTGTATACAAAAGTGAGATAAAGTCACCCCATAAAGTGTTGTTTGAATTTGTTAACAAGGTTGTGCTGCCTAGGCAGGAAAGAAGGCACATTGCCACATTTATGGACCTAGTCCTTATGGAATGTCTGGACAGTGGGAGGCAAATCAATTGGCCTGGGTTTATCATTCAGCTTTTTGATAGGGTTCTAACTGGCACCAAAACTTCTTCCATACCCTATGGTTTCATTCTCACGGTTGCACATGCTCACTTCAAGGTAACCCTCAAGAAATGGGAAGTTGGTAATAGCAAGGATCACTTTGGGGAAAACACTTTGACTgcatgtgactatgaagtccgcactactcccaaagaacctggttcatacAAGAAGGTACCTATGAACAAAAAAGTGCGAGCTTTGGTGCaagagtggggctaaggatgctgagattgagaggctgaagaagaggctAGCTGAAGTAAAAACTGAGAGGGATGCTCTAAGGGATGAGCTTGCAAAGGAGGAGGAGAAGAATGAAGGCATTCTTCATGATATGTTAAATCTACTTCAGGCCAGAACCAAGAACCCGGTCCTTCTTAGCCTTGAAACCTTCCTAGCCTAGTTAGACAAGCCAGTGACCTGGATgggatttctttttgttcttttcgcTCATGATCCAgtatctttatttttctttatgctttgtggatgactaGTATCAATGTTAATCAATAGTTTTtgtgctctaactgtttgttgatgATTCTTAGATATCTAATATCCTTATATTGATATATGATGCTTGACTCCATGATTGTATTTGAAGTatccccagtggccatgagtaatttctattaaaatctggttatctaacataattatgcaacttttcgatgatgccaaaagggggaagataggtTGTGATTTTTACttttggactgtgatgtttataaactaatgaacctggtccttgatgatttgtgaatttaaaaatggaaagtgttctaacattgtgttgatgttgagttgAGTTGACACATATCttatgcttatgaaaagcacagagtttgtcatcatcaaaagggggaatttgttggtctaagtaagtttgttttgatgattggcaaaggaactcaagcatgaatCAGGTTCATACACAATGTACATAGACACTAGCAGATTCGAGCACAAGACATgtacgtgaaggagataagcttaagtggctatatctgatatctcctgaacgaaaaggttgcataagtgataaggagaaggactccttacttgaagagaactctatcctagataagggacgAGTTAGAAGTTGatgataactagaactcttccaccaaggaagagtagaaCATTAGACTTCTAGTTAATCCTTATTCTACTAACTTTATAAATATCAGTtttgttctcttttacaggtgaCGCACAAATGCTGAAGTTAAatgtgagttgagagcaaaatagcaaggcatttttcaagcaattcgtgtgtgattcGAGTGTGCGAACctaaagctacatgaaccagatagaagaacctgttccaagtgtctgtcttttactctagtttcattgtagtaggtgtttcaaattatacctttcagctttatctagaagcaattatACTAGGTACTCTGAGTGTTATATTCAAGTTAGAGGTAagttgaagttgtcgcaacaactagaggttggttgccacaaagggattagaggtaatcctttggtttacaaagagttttgtaaatgctgttttggctcagtgatttagtgaagtgttgggaaaaatcctactgaatagtaggtcatgattttttcaccttttgaaccACGTGTTTTTcatgtaaaatacttgtgttttttactttccgcatttactattccacaacagtagtataagaaacacatagaagaaccatgtccttctataatctgtgcatgcgaaaaattggataccacacaaatcatccccccccccccacgtgGTATTGAAGTATGAAACATCAATCCTGTAGAATATAAATTATAGAATGGATGAGAAATTAATTATTACATAAAAAAGAATGCATAGGGATAGAAAGAGAAAATTCAGAAGGTGTGTACTTTTTAAAATATGTTTGTTATGAAAGTACAAAAGGGGGGGTGAATTTTAGCCAAATTAAAAACTTAGTCGACTGAAGAGAGAATTGAGTCGGACTCATCTGTTTCAGCAGGTTTTATTTGCAGCAGAAATAAATTGCGTAGAATTTACAGGCTGAGAACACAGgagttttatactggttcagtaccggtgtggtacctacatccagttctcttgggtcacaagggttatCTTAGATCTTCAATAGTTTGTTACAACCGTAGTGGTTTTTGGATTGCTTACCACCCATGATTTTCAAAAACAATGTTTCTCTAAACTTAACCCAAGGGTGCCTAAGAGTTTTGACCTAAGGGGTGCCTTAGAATCCTTCTCAAGAGATGGGCTAGATTCATTAATTTTCTTCATTTCTGCGTTCACAATCAAGGGAGTGATTTGTGGCTTGACTTGATTGATCAATCCTCAGAATCTTCAGATTTCTTTTACCAAATCGATCCTTGAAGTAAGGACTGTCTTTCTATAATGGCTGCA
This sequence is a window from Nicotiana tomentosiformis chromosome 5, ASM39032v3, whole genome shotgun sequence. Protein-coding genes within it:
- the LOC138892229 gene encoding uncharacterized protein: MSAPPGNWEEQSTAREPLFNSPYYSWWTNRMGDHIIGEDYELWEIITDGPLAILKKKTEGVDVPKTRVDSTAEDLKKWEKNAKAKKWLVCGLGPDEYSRIQSCATNKEIWDTLQVADEGTSQVKRSRGTIVYYQYENFTMKEGETIQEMFTRFTTLTNELKSLGRIIPEEDRVEKILTRVLPITWESKITIIQESNNIITIPQDELIGNLTAYELRRQTMKMDVPKKERILALRITEGSDLEEDEMAMITKDFKKYLMIGKGSSKSGSYSKSKVLEKKINDGCYKCGKTDHHIKNCPFSEESLDDDDEYERELMAIGESDEETEVSVLHLKDKINFLSKERLSALLLELIDKFEDVNDEKEQLSKE
- the LOC138892230 gene encoding uncharacterized protein; the encoded protein is MLKNQVHALESTVLKLRSENLKLKLGIGKNTADHTQLTLKENVGKMKDELYKRDEQVRILKEDLSKVKHELDKTCKWSRSSDALSWLQEHHSSIIRGLDFGNPTPKWDPKSKYLTLPENKICAHCGKTGHYKSKCTAKEKKDEIIGVVKEGKTDSHYIENVYLIDGLKYSLISISQLCDRDNKLTCLSVLDNDPLLWHKRLGHASLSQLNKLVSEDLVIGLPNIKFKKDKVCEACAREKQVRSSFKSKKVVSTTRTMELVHMDLCGPMRTLSRGGKRYVMVLVDDYSRFTWTLFLTSKDEAYDMFTSFVRKTQKQLGNQLASIRSDHGRNTMMKQLGWQETQMKPQPRLKLHHRKEQDAYWVNAMQDELNQFERSQVWHLVPRPKDRSVIETKWVFKNKLDEEGEVTRNKARLVVQGYSQEEGIDYNEIFAPVSRLEAIRLLIAFATYMEFTLHPMDVKSAFLNGYLKEEVFVKQPPGFERKECLDHVYKIYKIYVDDIIFGATANKLSKKVAKLMGSEFEMSMMGELNFFLGLPIKQNSNGTMIHQQKYVKESIKRFKMEDSKEIDTHIATATKLDVDEPGSSVDYKLYRGMIGSLLYLTASRPGIIFSVCL